The stretch of DNA CATGTCATTCCCCTACTGCTGTTTATAATAAAGGCTAGAAGTGtcgagaaaagaaaaattatgtcAGCTGACTAACCAATTAATTGcctaattgttttagctctggTGTACACACCTGCCGCAGTGTGGATGTTGAACTTGCTGTGAGCTCCTGGACCAGCTGCTGCAGGCGGGCTGCATCTCGACCACACAGCACAAGCCGTGCACCTGCAGCGTGGAAGACCCGTGCACACTCTACAACAAAGAAAGCACACCTCTTGTTCATGCTGAATATCAACAGCACGGCATGCTAGCACTTGCAACACAACACTGAAAGATGCCACAGATATTTCTCTCACAACGACCCAACTAAAATGAACTGCTGCAAATCGGTTCGACTTGATTTGCAGAGAGCAGATACACGTAtgctgaagagagaaagaaatgagcgGTTGGCCAACCTTTCCCCAGTCCAGAGCTGGCCCCTGTGATGACCACCACAGCATCCTGCAAAGCAGCTCCTGGTCTAAGGCGGACAAGTATTCGGTACAACAGCAAGACCCCCACACTTGCTAGAACCAGCGGCAGCATTCCTCCTCCCATGACGCGCTCCATGGCTCGCAATCCCCCTCCCTGCTCCACACACACCACCTGCAGACAGAAGCTCAAAACATTTAGTCAGGAAAAGTTTTTCCCAACTGCAACTGTCAACTTGCGATATTATAACATTCAAATCAATTGCTCTCGCAGAGAGACGTGACCTGACAAAGGTgcgtttttgaaaactttcacCCAATGTATCTGCTTCTGGTAACttgtaaaaatcatttttcattatttttgacagtttacAGGACAAAACATTTACCATTTCAAAAAGAATGGATAGTCTgctcaaaaaaaattaacatgacTGCCTGTTGCAGCTGTGCTCTTTAGTTGACAACCTGGCACTGTGAAAACACCATATTTGGctagaaaatgaataaatacactAAAAAAGAGGCTTTCAACAGGCCACAGTGTGACCTTTACATGTGTGCTCCGTGAGCTCTCTTGAACCCTTTTCCCAAAGGGATTGTGGATGTTTTAATGTCCAGGTCATTTAGTTAATCCCCTTCCATTCGTCCTGTTTTCCAaagcacaacacaaacaaccaGCATGGCAACAGTGACAGGTACTATCATACAATGAGCatccctcactcacacacatacgccatacacacacacacacacacacacacacacacacacacacacacacacacacacacacacacacacagacgaaaTGACAAAATTTAGCAAAGAAGTATCAGAAATTTCCCCTTAAGTAGgaaactcaaaataaaatggactCAAGAATACAGAGGAAATAATGTGGCAATTAGTCGATTTAGAGTCACTGTAGGAAATCAGTATGCTCGCTGTTTCTCTCGAGTGTGTGCTGTACAGTGTCCCTCTGTGTCCTCCTCTTGCACCTGTACGTATTCCTAACTGTGAGCACAATGACTCAAGCATATGACACGACATGGACTACACACTCCCGCCACAGTTTTCCCAGGTTAGATCATctcatttctctttattttggAGCGCTATGCTGCATAAATCTACATATTCATGGTGAAACCGCACTTTTCTTGAAATCACTGGAACTACTGAGACTGACCTCCTATCGCGTTATTTGAAACAGTgttgaagatttaaaaaaaacaaaaacaaaacatttgcttgttAAATGCTTAAATTAGCACAATTACTTACGCGTACCAGGTTTGTCTTAATGAAAACGTGTACTTTCACCTTCCAGTAGAGCAAACAATATGAAATAGCTTAAATGGATGGTAAAACTTCACACATAACAAAGCACCAGTCAGTTTAGCATTAGCTTCCACTGCACGGGTGGATGTGGCGTTTCACTCTAACGTAAATTGGCTTGGGACGCTAACGCTATTGACGTTAGCTAACGGTAGCGTTGGCTAGCTTCCGCCGCGTGATAAACCACAAACCCCAAAAACAAGCGTTCGTCTCAACTCGTGGCTCACCTGAGTGGTTGTCCTGCTGTACAAAACGGCAGCGTGAGTCGGTGGCAGGGACAGTTCCGGGCTTGTCTGACCGGACACCGGAGCGGGTTTCTTGAAGGGCTACTGGCTGTTCGCAGCTAGGAACTGTGGGAGTTGAAGTTTCGGCTGGCCAGCAGTTTAACAAGCACGTAGGGGGCTGGTTTCCCTCAGTTACAAGTTCTTCGCTGCAAAGTTACCCGTCATTCTTTATCCAGGCTGGATTTTGTGTAGTGGAACATGAGCAGCCAATAAAAACCTACAGAGCTTTATTTTTAACCTGAAATGAGGTAAGACTTTCCTTCTCACCTCTGGTTTTGAAACCAGCTGGGAATGGCTGGGCTGTTCCAAGGTtgagatttttatatttatataatctGATGTAGGCatgaataaatagataaatcaatagaaaaacatcagtatgtAACTCATTTGTCTACCCACCCAACGATCTGACCTGGGTGTATGGCAGGAACTTTTCTCAGACACATGATCAAATTCCTTAGAAGTGATGGGAAAACAAAGTCTGGGTAACAAGAGAGGAGGCTCGCTTTTACAATAACAGTAGCAGAGGAACACTGGCCTATCGTCCAACCAGCCTAATAAACAATGTCTTCTTCATGATGACCCGGCAGCGCCGCCCTAAAAAGGTTGATAAACAGCCTCACTCCTGTGGATCAGCACTAGTGTCAGCAGCAGGTCAGAAGACAGATACTCAGCCTTCTCTGGCCTCAAACAAGCACATTAATGAGGCTGTCTTGTCTCGTCTCGTCCCTCTGAGCACTCATCCCTCTGcttcagtgtttctgtctccCCATTTCACCTCTGCTCATCCCCAAAAAGCATGTGTATGGTGAGAGGCAATAGCACTGGAGGGTTTGGCATACTCTGTAtgcataaatgcattttattttattcagtttcaaaATGACTGAGCTAGGGCTCCAAACACTGTGCCTGTGGTTTTTCAGGTCCAACATACAGCAAAGCAGAACCGAGGCTGAGCCTGCAAAGTCAACGTGTCAATGTGAACAACGAGCACAGCAGAGTTTGCAGTCGGAATTTTCAAGTTAAAGCCAAAAGCCAGGGTCACAGTTATTAagaaactgtacattttacCTATGTAAGCACCATtcaggaccaaaaaaaaaccaaaaacaaaacaaaagcacctTGTAAATTATTTCAAGACAACAGTGTGACATTTATCAGTGTCAACAGCTGAACATTTTCATGAACAACTGAACTCTTTGCAACCCTTCTACAGTCCTTTCAAACCAGTGTAAAACATGTTGTTTCCCTGTTTGTGtcagaaactgacaaaatattgTGATGAAGTGAGGGCaagacttttacatttttgtgctgGACTGCTACCAGTTGCAGCTGTCTTTTGGCATCATATGTGAACACACTACTTACTGAAACACCACCAGTTTTCTTACCTTGAAGACAGTTCACAATTTATTTCTGATACATTGGTTAATAGACCTTTGAAgggactgccatgaaattccCTAGGTACTATTCATGAACAGATGTACCATAAAAGgctttaatttttcctttaacatttcctgcagaccaaaaaaacaaaaacaaaaacaaaacaaaaaaaaaagtttgtgcaAAGTCAACAACCCTTATGAAATTACTGTCACTCTGGGTATTCAACTAATTCACATCTAAATTCCACTTTATTCTTCAATTGTTGCAAGTCTCTTGTTATATCACAACTCATTGCTCACTTCATCCATGTTCATTTTTGGTCATCTCATTATCAGTATTTCCTCCCCCTGCACCCAAAGTTTTAAAACTGCTGATCTAGACAGCATCTCATAACAAGCACCACTGGataaacaaaatcaataaagTATGAATTTAGAATCTGCTGTGTAATACTTATCTGTAGTTTAAAatagtttctatttttaaatttccattatAAGGGTTTGGCTTGATGTTAATGTAATATACATTAGAAGCGTGTGTGAAATGTGACTTTCCAAAAGTTAGTATATTTTCCTCAAACGAGGACATTGAGCCACATCATTGTCACACGAGATCTTAGTTGCACtctttcaaacaagaaaatctACATGAACAAGACACAATCTCAAATAAGTTTCAGCTGTTTGCTCCTTTCTGGACATCATATAGaatatatttaatgaaaaaagtaaaataaaatacagaaaagagaGTTTGAAATATCCTAATGTTTAATGAAAGGGTGATGTACTGATCAGCAAGAAAGGGGTACAGTAAAACTACGAGGGAAAGGGGAAAGAGCTTGGTACTCAAAACACGTCTGTCCATCTCAACTGCAATACGATTCAGTCCAGAGGAACTGCTGCCGTACCCTTGTGCACTAGCTTGTTGTGTGTCAAGGATGCAGGTGGAGGGCACAAGTGAGGAGGCGTAAGGGTACTACAGAGATAAATGTGCTGTTGTCGTCACATAGAAGTAAAGGAAATGTAAGGGAAAAAACAATTCCTTCTAGTTTTAACTATATCCCTCTGATCAAAGTTCAAAATGGAAGCACCCACCACATGTGTGGAGCTAACTGCTGGGCCTGATCGTGACTTCCACTTTTCTTACATCTGGGGGTGGAtgggttctgtttttttgtttgttttttcctttttctgttggTTCTTAAACCCTCTTCAGAGTGCACTCATACAGCATAGAGTTCGTAGATCTTCTTGGCGCAATACGCCAGGGCAGCCAGTGCTATCGTATTATGGAGTCTCTTTCTGTGGATGTCATCCCTGCGTACCAATACCACGGGCGTCGAGGAGGTGAGTGTATGCAGGGGCAGCCGCGAGAGTTTTTGGCTGTCATATTCCACCTGGTACTTGCAGCAGGGGTCAAACTGCCACGAAATCCCGTAGAGGGCAGCACAGGCCACACTGAGAGCGCCAGCGGGCAACGCCACATAGCGCGAGTATTCAGCGGGCAGTGAAAGAGGCGTCAAGAGGCAAGCAGCACCTGACAACACAGCCGTCTTGTGCAGGCAGTTGCCCACTGTAATCCAACGGGCCGTCTCATCTCCGATGCGTGTGGGCTCAATAACAATGTATTTATACTGGGCCTCCAGTGCCTGCTCCAGCTCATATTCAAACTGGTCCTGTGCATTCTCCCCATTGTAGATCTCGTGCACGATGTAGCAGTCTGTCGCCGCCATCACACCCCtgtgcagaaacagaaaaacaggcaggGAACAGTGAGAGAAGGGACATAGAGTAGAGTATCAGTAGACTGATTTGCCGAAATTTCTACACCAACCTTCCCATTTTTGTGGCTAGATGTATTTTAGCCAAGACAAAAATTCCCGGCTAGttattttgtgtcagtgtttctcaACTGAATTTCTTGAGGGTTTACTATATTTTAACAGATATTAGTACTATTACTAAGACGAAATCTGCAACATGCATATATAAATGATATCTGGTTTtagtaaagaaataaaataaaaataacaagccATATATATTATCTGCTTCTACTGAAAAGTGGCAGTGCAGGATTCTATAAGATAGTTAAGTTGTTGCTATCGATCAGTAAATCTACATACGAACTACatgattacattattattaaatgaaatacaattttcatgatcaataacttatttttttaagctactggttaaaattatatttgattaataaaaagTTGATGTCTATGACCTCCAGACAACattgtgagtgagtgagatcACACTTTTATGAAGCTCATTTCAAATCATATACATTCCCaatccaggttttttttttttagatgcaaTGACTTAGCCCATTTTTACCTGAATGTGCCCTCCATTAACTTAACATTTGAATATCCGTTGTTTCAAATGTGTACACAGGGGCTGCATACGAAATTTTGTTTCGTAATTTTATATCGGTCCCTAACTATAAACATGATAAAATTGCCAAAGTGAGAAATATGACATAACACTTAAGGAACCGCAGTTTTTTATCTATAACCAACTCCTGTGCTATTTTAGCTTGTCAAATACTTTACAACAATCAACTATTTTACATCGATCGCCTAGTTTATTAATCGACTACTGTTTTCGTTCCTAACACCTTTGTACACGGATATTTCCCCGCTCATTGGTAAATTATCATTAAATATAGCTACCACATATGTGTGGACACTCTGAGGCCTTCCAGtagattttgacaaaatgacagGCAAACCCTAACGACTAGAAAGACAACAGGCTCATTCGGCTTCAAAGACAGCGCGACGTTGGCTGACGGGGTAAAGTCATATTGAAAACTAGTGAAAATCACCGAGCAAGGAACATAATTCCCCGGAATGTCGGGTAGACAACATTAGCTGGCTCGCTTGCATGGTAGAAAGTTGGAGGACTGGTCAGCTAAGTTGATGACCGAATTACTTTCAGCACAGATCGACAATCACAAGCGGACAACGCTGTTGGCTCAGCCAGAATTCTGCAGCATGTGAGCCGACTCACATCACACCATCTCCCGCACAAGCGCACGGTTAAACTCAACTTTTCCCGCAGTTAATTGGATGGTGAGAAATAACCAAAACATCACATGAGCTGCTAGTTTCTTTCCtcgctaacgttagcttacACGTTAGCCCGCTAACGTTAGCCAACCATTGGATAAAATTCCAACTTCTTGCGTTGGCATTTAACTTGACCCCCCAAACGATATGCACGTTCGGGGTCTCTCGAATGATGAAATCGACAAAACGATgcataatgttaaaaaaaaaacgtttaatGGACAAGATTTGGATTAACTGACCTCTCCCTGCTTACTGGGACACCGCGCCTCCTTCCCAACGACGCCATGTTGGAGATACAACCGTAATTGCAGTTGACGTATGGCGGCAACTAGCCCTCTGGGTATTGTAGTGTGTCAATGAAGTCGACGCATCACTTTGACTCGAATGCGGACTACCGTTCCCATGATGCTATAAAGAGACAGTACCTGCCTTAACGTATTTTATAATAGCACATAGAAGTTTGAGGTCAGACCATTTTCTAAATGAATCTAACACCAATGAACagaggtgtgtttgtttagaACATTATAATTCATCAAGTAACTGAACATCAAATATACACAGGagttattttgatatttaaatcgTTAATTGTGAAAATAGAATGCATGCAGTGTGAAGTCGGTGGCAACACACTGTAcacagtatgtactgtaataTCCCTCTATCTCGTTTTGTATAGGACTTGTGTCTGGTAGACTTCTGGGTACTCACCCATATTGTGCGCGCCCGTGCTCTGTCCCCGTATCCGCGGGCGCGAGTCCGAGCTGCCTGTCCGCGTGCTGTAACCTGAAGCGCTTTGGACGTAGCAACTGTAACGGCTACGTTCAGGAATCTGCGATCAGCTGAAACCCAACGCTGAGCCCCTGGCAACAATTTGTACCAGCTTAATGATGCGTGTGTGACGTAAGCCAATACCAATCTAATCGATAAGGGACGTCTTTAAAAGTGTGATTTTTGAGTGATTTCGGGACCTCAAATATGTAACATCCCATCAAGAGTGACTTCAGATGATGTTAATTGTGGTTCTATTAATCAATCATATCGACCAGTTTAGCAAGCATGATGAAAGTAGTTGTAAACCCGGGCTGGAACCATGATTTTAGGAAAACTGTGGTCATGTGTCCATGTCTCGCCACTGTCCCTCCACTTTAACCCTCCCAAACCCACTCCCTTtgaattatttggattttttttcataatctaTTCCAATTAACTGGtcaattatattttctgcaaatttcATTTCCCAGTGTAggtctaaatgctgtttgaaTGCCATCTCCACACAGTCAGAGCTACTGAGTCCAAAATGGGTATTGCCCCTGAATACATTCTGAGTACTGACTGAAATGGGTCCGTTGCATCTGACAACTGCACAGTATTGAAAGTTGGTATTGAATGCTTGGTCGGATTTTTAGGCTTCTTCAATTATCCTTTGATCAGATAGATCCTAAATTAAGTGAGAGAACTTTGTAATGTTAAAGTATGTTTTATTTGggcagtgtttctgtttcttttttttttttttcatgctactgCAACAGTTTGACATATTTTGATAAATGGACAGGGACAAAATACCCAGTCATAGTCCTCCCCTCAGCTTATAAAATAACCACCATATGTAAGTTTTTAATTGTAGAACAATTACGATGTCTGCGCATGCCATTCTAGATACTGCCACCGGGTGGCGCCAAGGTACGGCCTTTTCCAATCCCACGCCAAGTGGCTGGATCCACTAAACATAACAACACAGCAGAGCCTGTGCTGTGGTTGGGTTTGAAAACTGGCTCCGACCAAGATATTCAGCAGATATATAAAACCATTATAGAACTCCAGTTTCTCCTGGATTTGATGCCGTTCATTTCAGGGTGTTAGCatgagtttattttattaaggAGATGATATGCTTCAGGTTTCCAagataaaaaatactgtacatagttTGAAGTTGTAATACATCCTTAAGCGCTTCTCTGACTGTATTTGTAGGAATTAGTGGTGTTTCGAGGTGTCCATCAAGATATTttccaaacaaatcaaacactgaaacaaatgcCACAGTACTTAGTACTTAGGCACTGACAGAAGATTAATCTGCAGGTTTTCTGGTCTGTATTCACTCAAGGTTTGAAAAACTATTCGTGTGCAATGTATGGAAAGAAAATGCATTGCTTTTGGCCACACCACTAAAAATTCTTGTTTGGCACTGTATAAGAAAGAGCACAGTCGAAGTATTGAGGTGTCATACATTTATACCATATTTATTTGACGgacatacagttaggtatatagaatttttcctctgtataCGACCACAATGGATCTGTgtagtgtagactttcagctttaattcaaggggtttcacaaaaatatcaccttaaccatttaggaattgcagtcatttttatacatctactatctgctcagattcagccaaatgctgtaaaacGGATAGGACGGCGCTTCACAGTAcaatggataatgacccaaaacatactgcgaaagcaacccaagagcttctcaaggcgaggaaatggaatattcttcaatggccaagtcacttacctgacctcaacccaattgagcaggctgttcacttactgaagaccaaactgagggcagaaagaacCGCAAAcaagctgcagtaaaggcctggcaaagcatctcaagcGAGGAATATACATGCTGATATCCATGGgtcagtcattgactgcaaaggat from Xiphias gladius isolate SHS-SW01 ecotype Sanya breed wild chromosome 3, ASM1685928v1, whole genome shotgun sequence encodes:
- the tmem11 gene encoding transmembrane protein 11, mitochondrial isoform X2 yields the protein MAATDCYIVHEIYNGENAQDQFEYELEQALEAQYKYIVIEPTRIGDETARWITVGNCLHKTAVLSGAACLLTPLSLPAEYSRYVALPAGALSVACAALYGISWQFDPCCKYQVEYDSQKLSRLPLHTLTSSTPVVLVRRDDIHRKRLHNTIALAALAYCAKKIYELYAV
- the tmem11 gene encoding transmembrane protein 11, mitochondrial isoform X1, producing the protein MASLGRRRGVPVSRERGVMAATDCYIVHEIYNGENAQDQFEYELEQALEAQYKYIVIEPTRIGDETARWITVGNCLHKTAVLSGAACLLTPLSLPAEYSRYVALPAGALSVACAALYGISWQFDPCCKYQVEYDSQKLSRLPLHTLTSSTPVVLVRRDDIHRKRLHNTIALAALAYCAKKIYELYAV